In one window of Magnetococcales bacterium DNA:
- a CDS encoding type II toxin-antitoxin system RelE/ParE family toxin: protein MIGSFIHKGLEDFFYDGTKKGVPPQRTQKIADILDRLDAAKEIRDMDIPGYRLHPLKGDRKGIWAIDVDQNWRIIFRFDDGKASDINMIDYH from the coding sequence ATGATCGGAAGCTTTATTCACAAGGGGTTGGAAGATTTCTTCTACGACGGGACCAAGAAAGGAGTCCCGCCTCAGCGAACACAAAAAATTGCCGATATTCTGGACCGCCTGGATGCCGCCAAGGAGATCAGGGACATGGATATTCCCGGATACCGCCTACATCCACTCAAAGGAGATCGAAAAGGAATCTGGGCCATTGATGTGGACCAAAACTGGCGAATCATTTTTCGATTCGACGATGGGAAAGCCTCTGATATCAATATGATCGACTATCACTAA